The Saprospiraceae bacterium genome contains the following window.
GGATTGAACTTTTTTATTATACAAAAAGAATGCAGAATTAAATAAATCTTTGCCTTCGATCTCAGGATTCACCGTTGGAGCACCCACCAGGATGGCAATATCCGAACTCATTTCGCAGAGTTTATTAATCAAATCCATTGATTGTCTGATAAAGTCTCTGAATTCCAAAAAATCACGAGGCGGATAGCCACAACTTGCCAATTCACTGAAACAAATCAGATCAGCTTGTTCCAATTTAGCTTTGAATATGGCATCTTGCATTTTAGCAAAATTTCCTTCAAAATTTCCGATATGGTAGTTGAGTTGGGCGAGTGCAATTTTCATTACATTAAATAAGGAACAAGGTAAAGAAAAGTTTAGGAAGTCTGAGGGGAAATGCTGCTATGGTTCAATGCTGCAATGGTTCAATCTTAAAATTTTTGAATTGGAAATCTCAATCAATTTTAATAAACCATCGCAGTTTATAATTGTAAAATTTTAAATGCAGCCTTACAAACAAATTATACCATTGCAGGTTTGCAGGATTGCAGCATTGAACCATTGCAGCATTATTATTGTCTTATTCTTTCAAAACCTTTTTGTACCATTTCTTTGAACTATTGTCAAAAATTTCAAGTATATATACTCCTTTCTGAAATTCTGATAGATCCAATGAAATACGTGATTTGCCTTTTGATATTTTTTGAATCAAGGATCGTTTGCCATTGATGTCAATAATAAAAACCAATAGTTCCTTTGCAGCTGCATGATCCAATTCCAATATTAAATTTGAACTAACAGGATTTGGAAAAACTTTAAAAAATGTTGCAGCTGGGTTTTCAATTTGGGTTGCACATTTCAAATGGTTTAGTGTGACTTCCCCCCCAGAATATAAATCACAAGCAGATCCTGCATTGGATCTAAAATTTTCTAATGCTCTGATCAACAAATTGGAGTGATTAGAAACACTTAGCCAGGAATTTGAATTTGCATCCCAATGCGCTACGCCGGTAATTGGATTACTTCCAATAGATCCAAACAAACCTCCTGCATACAGATCTCCACAATGAATTATTAAATCATAGATTCCTTCAAAACTAGAATTGACGCCAGTACTCATTGACGACCAATTGTTCCCATCCCATTGTGCAATAAATTGGGTATTGGCCACTACTATATTTCCAGCATTCACAGCTTCCTGAAAGCGTCCACCAACAGCAAGTTTGTTGTTGTCAAATTGCAAAATGGCTTTGATGCCTTCTCCATTGTTTCCAATAAATAAATTGATGCCGTTGCCCAGGTTTTGCCAAACATTCCCATTGAGTTGCGCTATATTTTTTAAAGGCGGACTAAATACCCCACCTGCAACCAGATTTCCATTAAACAAACCCAATCCATGAACGCCTCCTGAATTCGTATTTGGAACATTGATTCCAGAACTTCCAAGATTGGTCCAATTGATTCCATTCCAGCGTGCAATGTTATTGGCTGGAATCTGAAATGCCCCGCCTGCGACCAATCCTTGTGGTGTAGACAATAAAGAGGTAACCCGATTAAAAATGCCGCCTGTTAAACCCGGGAACGAAGGATTCCAGGAACCTCCAGGAATGGTACCGCTCCACTCTGCAATGTTGTTTCCATTATTTGAAAATGCACCACCGGCATAGAGTTTTCCATTGTGTACTTCAAGCGCTTCAACGGTTCCATTAAAACCTGCACCCAACGGCAACCAATTACTACCATCCCATGCTGCAATGGCATTAAATCCACCAAATGCAAATTGTCCACCGACAATTAATTTATTGTCATAAACGGTCATGTCAGTAATAAAAAACTGGTTAGACAAGGTTGTCCAAGTTAAATTGACAGGATTGCACACAGTACAGCAAGTGTCCAGATGAAAAACAATGGGTCTGCATTCGTGAAATGCAATGTCATCTACTGCAAAATCACAACCTGAACCAGAGGGATGTACTGGTGCGCCAACCCTTATTTCAATAGGTACAGCTCCATTTACAGTGCTGGTCCAATTGGCGCTGAGATTAATCCAGTTATCCGGAATTTCCGGCAAAGTGATTGTTGCTTGCAGTGTATTGAGAATCCAAAGTTCGACCGTAGGATTTGTAAAATTATTGGAGGTATTTACCAGATTGTTTACAAATGCACAAAATGAATAATTGACTCCGAAATTTACATTTACAATTTGTCTCCAGCATACTGAACCTGCAACTGTTGTAGCATCTACTGCAAGAAAATTTCCGAGCGGTGTGCCCAAGGTATGATCTACACAAGCCCAGGCCAGATTAACCAAATTGGTTGAATTCTTTACAGAATACCTACCATTACTTAATCCTAAATTAGGTGGCATGTAAAGATATCCATTTGTAAAGCCCACATTGCCCAAACTAAAGTCTCCATTTTGAACCAGGTTTGGCCCTGCTATCGCATTGGAATCGCATCTGCATGATTGGAATGGGGGCGCAGGACATTGTAGCATCAAGTGTTCATCACAACGACCCGCAACGCCACCACTTGAATACGTATAACTGATATTGACTGTTACTGGATTCGTCACATTGCTTACACAAAAATTACCAGGATTAACATACCCTGCCGGAATAAAACCGGAACTGTGTGCAATCGTCATTTGATTGCCACTTGAATTGATCATCCAATTTGGATTTGCAATCGGATTAACGATGTTGCCTGAACTCAGATTTAATAAAATTTGATTAAAGCAATTGGCAGTTGGATTATTCACGAATAAATCAAAACAACAAATTGCTTGTCCGTTGTTAAATGGATTTAATATTGTAAAAAGTGAATCACATTTAGACGGAGGCGTAATTAAACAAAAAATTTGCGTATCCTGATAGGTTTTGCTTGTCAAAGGAAGTACATTAAAATCGATAGGACTTGAAACCATGGAAGTTAATAAAGTTGGTATCGGATTCCTTTTGATAATATCGGTTATTAAATTGTGATTACAAGTAGTACCTGTACGACCTGAGCTATCTGTTTTGATTGTCAATACATTAAAATCAAAAGCAGAAGGTGGGTCCGCTTTGTAGCTATAACCGCTAATAAAACAAGAATTATTATTTAAAACTTCAACACTATTTCCCTGAGATGCAAACCCCTGATCATACGCACGATTCCAAATCACTTGATTTCCGGAATGAGCCAGTTTCATAAGCATGCAATTTCCAGTTCTGGTTGCGGGTCTTGGAGGAAAGGTTAGGCTTTCGGCACGGCCTGTAATCATAAAATCTCCGATGTTGGTAAATTCAAAATGAGAAGCTGCTTCAACATCACCGACAATTTCATAATTATTTGCCCATAACGGATTTCCATTAATATCTGTTTTCATCATAAATACTTGCGACAAACTTGAATTCAAATCCGTTGAATACCCTGAAACCCAAATTTCTCCTAGGGATCCTGCATTAAATAAGCAAGAGCCCTGAATGCACGTTGCGTATTCTGCTGCATTTGGAGCTATGTCGTAAGATGTAATCCAAATTAGGTTTCCAGTCGTTGCATCAATGTTTAGAATAAATAATTCGTCATTTCCATTCGGACCCAGAATCACACCGGTAACAAAATAATTCGAACTACTTGCACATGAACTCGCTTGTGTAGCAAAACTGGTAACGGAAGTTGCAATCGCCGAATTTACTGTAGCATAATTTCGATACCAGATTTGATTTCCATTGCAATCTAATTTTACAGCCTGTATATTGTAAACACCATTGCTTTCTCTTGAGCCGACCATGATGAAATCGCCATTGCCATCTTCTTTGATACAAGTGGCTTCTTCCCTACTAAAATTAGATCCGATGTTTCGTGACCAGATTGGATTGCCGTTGATGTCAATAAGAATCGCTAACATGTTATTACCTGTTCCAAAATCTTCATTTGCAGCAATAATGTAAGCCCCGTTTCCGCAGCTCGTTTTCTCCATCCAGGCAGCTGATTCCGTTCCATCTTGTCCCAGTAATTTAGCAGGATTCAATAAAAACCCAGTTGAATTTAAATTTAAATATTGCAGATCCCCACTTGGATTAAAGATTCCATTTGGATGATTGTTATTATCTGCTAAAATAAAATAATTACCAGAATTTGTTTGCAATCCCCTTACAGCGCGCTCATTCGATGGAAAGGTAAATCCAACAGCAGTTTGGAATTGCGCGCATGCATGTTCGCAAATACCTACAAAACTTACTATAAAAATAAATTTAAGATAGTATGTGTTTAGAGAAATTAGCAATGCTTTTAAGTTTGAAATTTTCATAAGAACCAATTTAGAAATTAAAAATTAATCAAGCAAAGGGCTTCGATTGCATTTGTTTAATTGAATGCAAAAATTTCGATTTTCAAGACAAATCGGGTAGGATTAAATAGATAGCATTTAGGCGCAAATGCTTTTAAAGATACTACAAATTATCCAGATTCAGATTGCCCTGAAAATTTCCTACTTTTGCCCACCACAAAACTCATGGATTCATTTATCGTATCAGCCCGTAAATACCGCCCTTTAAAATGGACGGATGTCATTGGTCAGGAACACGTTGCCCATACCCTTAAGAATGCCCTAGCAAAAGGCCAGATTGCACATGCCTTTCTGTTTTGCGGTCCCAGGGGTGTTGGCAAAACCACCTGTGCCCGGATTTTGGCTAAAGTACTCAATTGTACCAATCCCAGCGCTGATTGGGAGCCTTGCAATTCCTGTGATAATTGCCGGGCTTTCATGGAAAATGCTTCTTTTAATATTTTCGAGCTGGATGCGGCTTCCAATAATTCGGTTGAAGACATCCGCGAATTGGTTGATCAGGTGCGTTACCAACCCCAGGCTGGAAAATATAAAATCTATATAGTCGATGAGGTTCATATGTTATCAACGGCGGCTTTTAATGCTTTTTTGAAAACCCTGGAAGAACCTCCACCCTATGCCAAATTTATTTTAGCTACAACTGAAAAACATAAAATCATACCAACCATTTTAAGCCGTTGTCAGATTTATGATTTTAGGAGAATTCAGGAAAAGGACATCGTATTTCAGCTTGAAAAAATTTGTCAACAGGAATCCATTCAAGCCGAAGATGAAGCACTGCACTTAATTGCACAAAAAGCGGATGGTGCGCTGCGGGATGCTTTATCTATTTTTGACCGCATTAAAAGTTTCTCTGATAAAAGTATTTTATATAAAGATGTAGTTGAAAATTTGAACGTACTAGATTACGATTATTTTTTCAAATTTTCTGATGCTTTTCTAACAGAAAATGTGGAAGCCGCATTGGTATTGCTGGATCAAGTATTATCTCTTGGTTTTGATCCTGAAATTATCCTGGAAGGCATGGCTTCCCATTTCCGCAATTTGATGATCGTCAAAGATCCCAATTTACAGTCTTTGTTTGAAGGAAGTGATGCAATCAGAAAAAAATACATCCAACAAGCAGAAGCATGCAGACTTTCTGATTTAATTAACTGGCTGGATCAAGTACATGAATCAGATGTCAATTTAGTTAGGAGTAGAAACAAACGCTTGCATATAGAAATTTTATTGATTAAAATTTGTTATGCTTCCCGAAAAAAAATGGATCAGGTACTGTCTGATCCGTCTCCAACTGAAAATATAAGTACTCCTTTAGCATCTAATCCTGGTAAAACAGAAAAAAAAGAAAGTGAAACCAGTCCGGTTGTAAAAAAAGTCAACATCGCTGCTTCACAAATCATGAAAGATGCATTTATGATTCCAAAATTGGGGAATTTGGATTCATTGAAACAAAAAATTGAAGCAGATGAAAAACAAAAGCAAGAGAAATTAATCGATTTTACTGAGGAAAATTTTCTGCAATTTTGGGAAGATTGTAAACGGGATGAAAAATCAGCTTCATTTAAAGTCATGTTAAACAGCACTAAAGTAAAATGGGAACCACACAGCATTACTATTTTAACCGGTTCCGGCATTGTGCGCGATTCTATCCGGATGGAATTGAAACTCGATGAAAAAATACGCAATACCTTTTCAACAAAAAACATTACCAGCCGAATTGAAATAGATCCTGAACTGGCAGCACTGGAAGAAAAAAAAATTGTAAAAAAATTATCTGCCAATGAAAAATGGGATATGATGCTTGCCAGTAACCAAAAGCTTTCGGATTTAAAGGACGTATTTTCATTAAAGATGGATGAAGATTGAGTGAGCCAGCATGTGGAAACTTCTTAAATCATTTTTCTTTTTACTGGATGCAGAGCGAGCACATTATCTTGCTATGGATTTATTGGCGTTTTCATTAAAAATTCCGGTAATTTCTCAACTGCTTAAACGTTCGTTTAAATTTGAATCGGATTTGTTGCATACAGAAATCTGTGGTATGAATGCAACGAACCCCATCGGATTGGCCGCAGGTTTTGATAAAGATGGAAATTGGTTGAATGTATTGATGCTTTTAGGTTTTGGACATATCGAATTGGGTACAGTGACAAAACGTCCTCAATCAGGAAATCCTAAACCCAGATTATTCAGACTTATTAAAGACCGGTCTATTATTAATCGGATGGGCTTTAATAATCTAGGCGTAGATGCATTGGTTGAACGATTAAAAAAATTCCATAAACCAAATGGATTAATCCTTGGCGGAAATATTGGAAAAAACAAAGAAAGCCTTGATGATCAAATTATACAAGATTATCTATATTGTTTTACTGCCTTGTTTGATTTTGTAGATTATTTTACCATTAATGTCAGTTCGCCTAATACACCGGGTTTAAGAGCATTGCAAGATAAAGAACCGCTGAACGCATTGTTGTCTGCCATTCAATTAGAAAATAAAACGCATTTAAATAAAAAACCCTTGTTTTTAAAAATAGCTCCTGATTTAAGTGCAGAAGCTCTGGATGATATTTTAGAAGTGGTTCAAGCCAATGACTTTTCAGGAATTATTGTTTCCAATACGACCATTGACCGTCCTGATTTTTTACTAGAAAAAGAAATTGCAAAAGAAAGCGGCGGATTAAGTGGAGAAGCCTTGCATTCAAAATCATTGCAAGCTTTGCATCATTTAAAATCAAAAGCGAAGCCAAAACTTATATTAATTGGCGTTGGGGGTATTATGAATGAAGCAGCTGCTTTAGAACGACTGAAAGCCGGTGCAAACTGGATTCAAATTTATACCGGAATGATTTATGAAGGACCCTGGTTTATTAAAAAAATAAAACAAGAATTAATAAAACCCAAAGCACACCAGCGCAACTAAATACTCATCAACAAAGCGGCAGCTTTTTCCAATTGATTTCCATTAAAATACTCTTGTGCAATCTGGTGTTTGGTATCAGAATCTAATTTTAAAATTTGATCACCGGATTCCCAGCCTAAAATCGTTGTGATTGCTTCCTGATTTGTGGGCAATTCTTTCATTCCTGCCAATGCACCTATGAGGTTGGCAGTAATAAATTTACTTTGGCGGATGTGTTCCGGGAGCTTTGGATACCCAACAACCGGCAATTTATGGGATTGTGGCATGCTCATTACAGCAGCACCACTTGCACGTACATAAAATGCACGACCCATGCGACCCATAAGATCTATTTTATGCGGATCAATCCGTTGGTTTTCATCTAAAACCGATTCATCTATATGCATACAGACCACATTGCAGATGATTAAATGACCTGCACCACCTTGGTCTCCCAGTGTTAAAATATCTGTGACGCGGCATTCCATGTTAACTGGTGATTCCTTTACTAAGGGTGGTTTTACTTGTGAAGCTGGCACTGGAGTCAATCCCGTTTGTTCAAATTCACTGATGCCATTTGGAAAATCAACTGAACAAACCATCATTTGGCGAACGATGGGATATGAAACTACATTGACCACACATTCTTTGGATGCCATAATATTGTGTAAGGTGTCTTTGGTCGTATTGTTTTCAACCCGACGGTTTGAAGAAAAAACCAAAATGGGTGGATTGCTGCTAAAGGCATTAAAAAAACTGTAAGGTGCCAGATTGACACGTCCTTCAGGATCTATGGTGCTCACAAATGCAATCGGTCGCGGTGCTACTGCCCCTAACAAATATTGATGTAAATCTGGAGTGGGCAAGGTCCCTGGTGTTATAATTCGCTTCATAAATGGATTTAATTGATTGCCCGTGATTTGTCGGACCTCAAAATTAAGTAATATTGCAGCCTCTTATACTTATTATGCAGAAATACCTCTTAGGCCTTAGCGGCATTTTATTTTTTTCTTACCTGATTTATTATTTTTTTTTCAATACCATGCTGGTATTGGGACAGCAAGCCCCCAATTTTGAAGTTGAAAATTTGCGGAAAAATAAAATCAATTTAGATAGTTTTAAAGGGCAGTATGTTTTAATAGATTTTTGGGGTTCCTGGTGCGCTCCTTGTCGTCAGGAAAATAAAATCCTAACCATGATGTATGCCCACTATAGAGATCAAAAATTTAAAAAAGCAGAAGGAATTCAGTTTTTAAGCATTGCCTTTGACCAGGATCCGGCTGCTGCTTTAAAAGCCATTGAAAACGATGGTTTGATCTGGCCTCATCATGTCATCGAACCCAACATGTTTGAAAGTCAATTGGCTAAAATTTATAAGATTAAGTCAATTCCAGCAAAATACCTGATTGGACCTGACCAAATTATCATGTTGGCGGACCCCAGTATTCGTGAATTAGATGATTTTTTGGCGTTTCAAATACTAAAAAACTGACAAATTGACCTAATTTCAGTTGTGGCAGTATAATTGACCTTAGTCTTTCCAGTGAATCAGAATTTAATAGTATGACAGAAGAGCAGCAAATACCCGAAAGTGAAGAGCTAACAAATGGATTGGAAACAGAGCAAACTGAAAAATCTACAGCAGAATCCGGACCGGACCCACTTGTTATTTTAAAAGCAGAATTGGCCGATCAGAAAGATAAATACATACGTTTATTTGCGGAATTTGACAATTACAAAAAGCGTACAATTAAAGAAAAAATAGATACCATTCGCAATGCATCCCAGGAATTAATCCAGGATTTATTGGTAGTATTGGATGATTTTGATCGGGCAAAGAAGTTATCAGAAACACAGGAAAACGAACAAATTTTTCCGGAAGGCATGCGATTGGTTCATCACAAATTATTGGGATTGTTACAATCCAAAGGTTTAGAAATTATGGATACCAACGGAAAAGATTTTGATCCGGAATTTCATGAAGCAATTACTGAAATTCCCGGAACGGATGAAAGTCAAAAAGGAAAAATTTACGATACCCTTGAAAAAGGTTATTTATTAAATCATAAAATTATTCGATTTGCAAAAGTAGTAGTTTGCAAGTAAGCGGATTTTCAAATTTGGAATTACGAAATGGCAAAAAGAGATTTTTACGAAATATTGGGAGTAAGCAAAGGAGCTGATGCGGATGCAATAAAAAAAGCTTATCGTAAAGTAGCAATGCAATTTCATCCCGATCGAAATCCAGGGGATAAAGCAGCAGAAGAAAAATTTAAAGAAGCTGCAGAAGCTTATGAAATATTGAGCGATGCTGACAAAAAAGCACGCTATGATCGTTATGGACATGCAGGAGTTGACCCAAATGCTGGATTTGGAGGCAATGGAGGAAATGGCATGACCATGGATGATATTTTTAGTCATTTCGGAGATATTTTTGGAGATTCCGGTTCGCCATTTGAATCATTTTTTGGAGGACGCAGCGGAGGAGGTGGCAGAGCTCAAGGAGGTTCAAAAGGAAGCAATCTTCGGATCAAAGTCAGTATGACTTTAGAAGAAATTGCAAGCGGGATCACCAAGAAAATAAAAGTAAAAAAACAAGTCAATTGTAAAACCTGTAATGGTTCAGGTGCTAAAGATGCTAAATCTGTCAAAACCTGCAGTTCTTGTAATGGCCAAGGGTATGTACGACAAGTAAAAAATACCTTTCTGGGTCAAATGCAAACCACGACCACTTGTCCTACATGCAACGGTACCGGTCAAATGATATCTGCGGCATGTACTGCATGCAGGGGATCTGGAATGGAAGTAGGTGAAGAAACCATTGACATCCAAATTCCGGCTGGTGTAGAAGATGGTATGCAATTGTCTTTGCGGGGTAAAGGCAATGCAGGAAGTAAAGGAGGACCTGCTGGTGATTTATTAATAAGCATCGAGCAAAAGCCTCATGAACATTTTAGTCGTGAAGGAAACAACATCCATTACGATTTGTATTTAAATTTTGCTGATGCAGCCTTGGGTTGCCAGATGGAAGTACCCACGCTCCAAAGTGCTGCAAAAATCAAGGTTCCGGCGGGAACCCAAGCCGGCAAGATTTTCAGACTCAAGGATCTGGGACTCCCATCCGTACAATCCTACGAAAAAGGAGACGAACTGATTCACATTACCATTTGGACTCCAAAGGATCTTACTTCAGAAGAAAAATCCATCCTCGAAAAACTCCGCAGCCATCCAAACTTTAAACCGCATCCTGGTAAAGACGAAAAAAGTTTTTACGAACGAATGAAAGAGTATTTCAGTTAGTGATCCAAATCATGTATCATAGATCGTTCCATTTTTTTAAATATGCATTTTTTTCAATTGCTTGCAATTCTTAGCTTATTTTCTGCATGCAATCAATCTGTGATTTATAAAAATGAAATCCAGATTGAAAATAATGAATGGGACAGTACTCAAATTTTAACATTCAACTGGCAGGTCCAGGATACTGCAAGTTGGTATCAATTAAATCTTACATTAAAACATTCCATTGAAATGGAATATCAAAACCTGTATGTAAAAAGTACAACGGGATTTCCGGATCAAAGCCAAAAAGAACAAATTATCAGTTTGGAATTGTTTGACAATTCCGGCAAACCAACCGGGCACTGTTCTGGTACAAAATGCAATACTGAAATTAGTTTACTTCAAAGATTTAAATTTCCATTTATTGGAAATTATCAAATTTCACTCAGTCAATATGGAAGAGATCAATCTGTTAAAGGAATTTCATCTTTTGAATTAGAAGTTTCTAAAAGTAAATAGAAATTTTAAATAACAACAGTTACTTCCATACCCAATCAATCATCTTAAATACAAATTTATTTGTGACTCTGATTGAATTTAATAGATTGTTTAAATTCCTATTTAAACCCAAATTTTCACTAAAATTCTATTACAATACGAAATTCCCTCAAACGCAATCAATACGCATGTTTTTATCCTCAACATTCTAATTTCGATGCCTGCGGTAAAAATATTCTTTGAGCAATGATTTTATCAGACTTTTAATTCTCAACCGAAACTTAAATAAAAATCTCGGTTTACACTCCAATTTTTGATTAGAATTCAATGCATGATTTTAAATAGCCAAACCAGCCTATTCCAAGCACTTAAAACAAAGAATACATTCTGAAATTTAAAACTCAATGCTTTAAAACTACATTTCTGTACAATTTACGTTATAGGAATCCACTTTGTATATTGATTGTAACCCAGAATAAAGAAACATAGTAAACTATGTTTCTTCATTCCAGAACAAATTACAATTAATGGATCAGGCCGTTGGTTTTTTACCTAACATCAGCATTTCTGCCATTACAATTTCAGTAAAGTACTTTTTCTCTCCATCCTTAGCTTCATAAGATCTGGAAGTTAATTTACCCTCCAATGCAATTTCGCTTCCTTTGCTGAGATATTCTTCTACCAGTTCGGCCGATTTACCCCAGGCTACAATATTGTGCCATTGGGTATCGGTTACTTTCTTACCGTCTTTATCGATATACGTATCATTGGTAGCTATAGAAAAACGAGCTACTTTATTTCCCTTTTCCAGGGATTTTACTTCCGGGTTAGAACCCAGATTTCCAATCAGCCGTACGCTGTTTCTTAGGTTGTTCATAGTTGAATTTTTTTGATAATAATTAAAAATAAGTTTGGTCCGGTACCGAATGTAAAATTGTGAAGTCTAATTTAGTCATGCAGCGTAATAAACATTTAATTCCGAAAATACCCGATTACAATCGGATAAAATTGTTTGGATTAAATAGAACCAGTATATTTGTTTTAAATAAACACCTATGAGCACACCGAGATCCTGTCTCCAATGTGGAGCCATTTTATTGGGACGACCCGATAAAAAATTTTGCGATGACCATTGTCGCAGTAGTTTTAATAACCACCAGTACGCCCAAATGCTACAGTCCGTTCGACACATCAATCGCATCCTCATAAAAAATCGCA
Protein-coding sequences here:
- the dnaX gene encoding DNA polymerase III subunit gamma/tau; this translates as MPTTKLMDSFIVSARKYRPLKWTDVIGQEHVAHTLKNALAKGQIAHAFLFCGPRGVGKTTCARILAKVLNCTNPSADWEPCNSCDNCRAFMENASFNIFELDAASNNSVEDIRELVDQVRYQPQAGKYKIYIVDEVHMLSTAAFNAFLKTLEEPPPYAKFILATTEKHKIIPTILSRCQIYDFRRIQEKDIVFQLEKICQQESIQAEDEALHLIAQKADGALRDALSIFDRIKSFSDKSILYKDVVENLNVLDYDYFFKFSDAFLTENVEAALVLLDQVLSLGFDPEIILEGMASHFRNLMIVKDPNLQSLFEGSDAIRKKYIQQAEACRLSDLINWLDQVHESDVNLVRSRNKRLHIEILLIKICYASRKKMDQVLSDPSPTENISTPLASNPGKTEKKESETSPVVKKVNIAASQIMKDAFMIPKLGNLDSLKQKIEADEKQKQEKLIDFTEENFLQFWEDCKRDEKSASFKVMLNSTKVKWEPHSITILTGSGIVRDSIRMELKLDEKIRNTFSTKNITSRIEIDPELAALEEKKIVKKLSANEKWDMMLASNQKLSDLKDVFSLKMDED
- a CDS encoding nucleotide exchange factor GrpE, coding for MTEEQQIPESEELTNGLETEQTEKSTAESGPDPLVILKAELADQKDKYIRLFAEFDNYKKRTIKEKIDTIRNASQELIQDLLVVLDDFDRAKKLSETQENEQIFPEGMRLVHHKLLGLLQSKGLEIMDTNGKDFDPEFHEAITEIPGTDESQKGKIYDTLEKGYLLNHKIIRFAKVVVCK
- a CDS encoding TlpA family protein disulfide reductase; translation: MQKYLLGLSGILFFSYLIYYFFFNTMLVLGQQAPNFEVENLRKNKINLDSFKGQYVLIDFWGSWCAPCRQENKILTMMYAHYRDQKFKKAEGIQFLSIAFDQDPAAALKAIENDGLIWPHHVIEPNMFESQLAKIYKIKSIPAKYLIGPDQIIMLADPSIRELDDFLAFQILKN
- a CDS encoding T9SS type A sorting domain-containing protein, whose amino-acid sequence is MKISNLKALLISLNTYYLKFIFIVSFVGICEHACAQFQTAVGFTFPSNERAVRGLQTNSGNYFILADNNNHPNGIFNPSGDLQYLNLNSTGFLLNPAKLLGQDGTESAAWMEKTSCGNGAYIIAANEDFGTGNNMLAILIDINGNPIWSRNIGSNFSREEATCIKEDGNGDFIMVGSRESNGVYNIQAVKLDCNGNQIWYRNYATVNSAIATSVTSFATQASSCASSSNYFVTGVILGPNGNDELFILNIDATTGNLIWITSYDIAPNAAEYATCIQGSCLFNAGSLGEIWVSGYSTDLNSSLSQVFMMKTDINGNPLWANNYEIVGDVEAASHFEFTNIGDFMITGRAESLTFPPRPATRTGNCMLMKLAHSGNQVIWNRAYDQGFASQGNSVEVLNNNSCFISGYSYKADPPSAFDFNVLTIKTDSSGRTGTTCNHNLITDIIKRNPIPTLLTSMVSSPIDFNVLPLTSKTYQDTQIFCLITPPSKCDSLFTILNPFNNGQAICCFDLFVNNPTANCFNQILLNLSSGNIVNPIANPNWMINSSGNQMTIAHSSGFIPAGYVNPGNFCVSNVTNPVTVNISYTYSSGGVAGRCDEHLMLQCPAPPFQSCRCDSNAIAGPNLVQNGDFSLGNVGFTNGYLYMPPNLGLSNGRYSVKNSTNLVNLAWACVDHTLGTPLGNFLAVDATTVAGSVCWRQIVNVNFGVNYSFCAFVNNLVNTSNNFTNPTVELWILNTLQATITLPEIPDNWINLSANWTSTVNGAVPIEIRVGAPVHPSGSGCDFAVDDIAFHECRPIVFHLDTCCTVCNPVNLTWTTLSNQFFITDMTVYDNKLIVGGQFAFGGFNAIAAWDGSNWLPLGAGFNGTVEALEVHNGKLYAGGAFSNNGNNIAEWSGTIPGGSWNPSFPGLTGGIFNRVTSLLSTPQGLVAGGAFQIPANNIARWNGINWTNLGSSGINVPNTNSGGVHGLGLFNGNLVAGGVFSPPLKNIAQLNGNVWQNLGNGINLFIGNNGEGIKAILQFDNNKLAVGGRFQEAVNAGNIVVANTQFIAQWDGNNWSSMSTGVNSSFEGIYDLIIHCGDLYAGGLFGSIGSNPITGVAHWDANSNSWLSVSNHSNLLIRALENFRSNAGSACDLYSGGEVTLNHLKCATQIENPAATFFKVFPNPVSSNLILELDHAAAKELLVFIIDINGKRSLIQKISKGKSRISLDLSEFQKGVYILEIFDNSSKKWYKKVLKE
- a CDS encoding quinone-dependent dihydroorotate dehydrogenase, producing MWKLLKSFFFLLDAERAHYLAMDLLAFSLKIPVISQLLKRSFKFESDLLHTEICGMNATNPIGLAAGFDKDGNWLNVLMLLGFGHIELGTVTKRPQSGNPKPRLFRLIKDRSIINRMGFNNLGVDALVERLKKFHKPNGLILGGNIGKNKESLDDQIIQDYLYCFTALFDFVDYFTINVSSPNTPGLRALQDKEPLNALLSAIQLENKTHLNKKPLFLKIAPDLSAEALDDILEVVQANDFSGIIVSNTTIDRPDFLLEKEIAKESGGLSGEALHSKSLQALHHLKSKAKPKLILIGVGGIMNEAAALERLKAGANWIQIYTGMIYEGPWFIKKIKQELIKPKAHQRN
- a CDS encoding flavin reductase family protein, which codes for MKRIITPGTLPTPDLHQYLLGAVAPRPIAFVSTIDPEGRVNLAPYSFFNAFSSNPPILVFSSNRRVENNTTKDTLHNIMASKECVVNVVSYPIVRQMMVCSVDFPNGISEFEQTGLTPVPASQVKPPLVKESPVNMECRVTDILTLGDQGGAGHLIICNVVCMHIDESVLDENQRIDPHKIDLMGRMGRAFYVRASGAAVMSMPQSHKLPVVGYPKLPEHIRQSKFITANLIGALAGMKELPTNQEAITTILGWESGDQILKLDSDTKHQIAQEYFNGNQLEKAAALLMSI
- the dnaJ gene encoding molecular chaperone DnaJ codes for the protein MAKRDFYEILGVSKGADADAIKKAYRKVAMQFHPDRNPGDKAAEEKFKEAAEAYEILSDADKKARYDRYGHAGVDPNAGFGGNGGNGMTMDDIFSHFGDIFGDSGSPFESFFGGRSGGGGRAQGGSKGSNLRIKVSMTLEEIASGITKKIKVKKQVNCKTCNGSGAKDAKSVKTCSSCNGQGYVRQVKNTFLGQMQTTTTCPTCNGTGQMISAACTACRGSGMEVGEETIDIQIPAGVEDGMQLSLRGKGNAGSKGGPAGDLLISIEQKPHEHFSREGNNIHYDLYLNFADAALGCQMEVPTLQSAAKIKVPAGTQAGKIFRLKDLGLPSVQSYEKGDELIHITIWTPKDLTSEEKSILEKLRSHPNFKPHPGKDEKSFYERMKEYFS